From the genome of Dickeya aquatica, one region includes:
- the hemX gene encoding uroporphyrinogen-III C-methyltransferase, which translates to MTEHITPSTSSDTVVERVKPAHPPTSPASPGGGRYGMVLGAVAIVVSLALGGGLYYYTHQQLVRQTSELTRLQEQFSALQKQQSQSQQQWQQTLEQQAKTLSADEQRLATLSRQAGEMQEKLATLASSDAKTWLLAQADFLVKQAGRKLWSDKDVTTAGALLKSADASLAEMNDPSLLDVRRAITHDISTLAGVSQIDFDGIILKVNQLADQVDNLRLADNNTDDAPMEENEATLSASLSEWRQNLSKSWHNFLSDFITIRRRDDSAEPLLAPNQDVYLRENIRSRLLIAAQAVPRHQNETYRQSLETAATWVRAYFDENDPSTKAFLEQLDALSQQTVSMDIPTELQSQPLLDKLMQTRVRNLLAQPSAKPQEG; encoded by the coding sequence ATGACGGAACACATTACCCCCTCAACCTCCTCTGATACGGTGGTCGAACGGGTTAAACCCGCACATCCGCCAACGTCACCGGCCTCTCCCGGCGGCGGGCGCTATGGAATGGTGCTGGGTGCGGTTGCCATCGTGGTGTCACTGGCACTGGGCGGTGGTCTCTACTATTACACCCATCAGCAACTGGTGCGCCAAACCAGCGAACTGACGCGGCTGCAAGAGCAATTCAGTGCGCTGCAAAAACAGCAGTCACAGTCGCAACAGCAGTGGCAACAAACGCTGGAGCAACAAGCCAAAACCCTCAGTGCCGATGAACAGCGGCTGGCGACACTCAGCCGTCAGGCAGGGGAAATGCAGGAAAAACTGGCAACACTTGCCAGCAGTGACGCCAAAACCTGGTTACTGGCACAAGCCGACTTCCTGGTTAAACAGGCCGGGCGTAAATTGTGGAGTGACAAAGACGTGACAACCGCAGGTGCGTTACTGAAAAGCGCCGATGCCAGCCTGGCGGAGATGAACGACCCAAGCCTGCTTGATGTCCGCCGCGCTATCACCCACGATATCAGTACGCTGGCAGGCGTCAGTCAAATCGATTTTGACGGCATTATTCTCAAGGTCAATCAGTTAGCGGATCAGGTCGATAACCTGCGGCTGGCAGATAACAACACCGATGATGCGCCAATGGAGGAAAACGAGGCCACTCTCTCGGCTTCGCTCAGTGAATGGCGGCAAAATCTGAGCAAAAGCTGGCACAATTTCCTGTCGGATTTCATCACCATTCGCCGCCGCGATGACAGTGCCGAACCCTTGCTGGCTCCCAATCAGGACGTGTATCTGCGTGAAAATATCCGCTCGCGTCTGCTCATTGCCGCACAAGCGGTGCCTCGCCATCAAAATGAAACCTACCGCCAGTCGCTGGAAACGGCTGCCACCTGGGTACGAGCCTACTTTGATGAGAATGACCCCAGCACAAAAGCCTTTCTGGAACAGCTCGATGCGTTGAGTCAGCAGACCGTATCCATGGACATTCCCACGGAGCTGCAAAGCCAGCCGCTATTAGACAAACTGATGCAAACCCGGGTTCGCAACTTGCTGGCCCAACCGTCAGCCAAACCACAGGAGGGCTGA
- the hemC gene encoding hydroxymethylbilane synthase has protein sequence MVDTTLRIATRQSPLALWQAHFVRQQLEACHPGLRVELVPMVTRGDVLLDTPLAKVGGKGLFVKELELALLENRADIAVHSMKDVPVEFPAGLGLVTICEREDPRDAFVSNQYASLEALPQGACVGTSSLRRQCQLRARRPDLVIRDLRGNVGTRLSKLDNGEYDAIILAVAGLKRLGLEARIRCALSPEQSLPAVGQGAVGVECRLDDDRTRALLAPLNHADTATRVQAERAMNTRLEGGCQVPIGSYAELQGEQLWLRALVGAPDGSQILYAQRYGLRQEAEQLGISLAEELLERGARDILQAVYGGALS, from the coding sequence ATGGTAGACACGACTCTGAGAATTGCCACCCGACAAAGCCCGCTGGCGTTATGGCAGGCCCACTTCGTCAGACAACAATTGGAAGCCTGCCACCCCGGATTACGGGTGGAACTGGTTCCGATGGTCACACGAGGCGACGTACTGCTCGATACTCCGCTGGCAAAAGTGGGCGGTAAAGGCTTATTTGTCAAAGAGCTGGAACTGGCGCTGCTGGAAAATCGTGCCGATATCGCCGTACATTCGATGAAAGACGTGCCGGTGGAATTTCCCGCCGGGCTTGGGTTAGTCACTATTTGTGAACGTGAAGACCCGCGTGATGCGTTTGTCTCAAACCAGTATGCCAGCCTTGAAGCGCTGCCGCAGGGGGCCTGCGTCGGCACCTCCAGCCTGCGTCGGCAGTGCCAGCTGCGCGCCAGACGCCCGGACCTGGTTATCCGCGATTTGCGCGGCAATGTCGGCACCCGCTTGTCGAAGCTGGATAATGGCGAATACGATGCCATTATTCTCGCCGTTGCGGGTCTCAAGCGCCTTGGCCTTGAAGCGCGCATTCGTTGTGCGCTTAGCCCGGAGCAGTCATTGCCCGCGGTTGGTCAGGGCGCAGTCGGCGTGGAATGCCGTCTTGATGACGACCGCACCCGTGCGCTGCTGGCACCGCTAAATCATGCAGACACCGCAACCCGGGTACAGGCTGAACGCGCCATGAACACCCGGCTAGAAGGCGGTTGTCAGGTGCCAATTGGCAGCTATGCCGAATTACAGGGTGAACAGTTATGGCTACGTGCGCTGGTCGGCGCGCCGGACGGCAGCCAGATCCTGTATGCGCAGCGTTACGGCCTGCGTCAGGAGGCCGAACAGTTGGGAATCAGCCTGGCAGAAGAGCTGCTTGAGCGCGGCGCTCGCGACATTTTACAGGCGGTCTATGGTGGAGCACTGTCATGA
- a CDS encoding class I adenylate cyclase, whose translation MYFYIETLKQRLDAINQLRVDRALEAMKPAFQQVYSLLPVLLHHHHPLMPGYLEGKVPHGICLFSPDEKQQHYLDSVELRWGELTTPDRKGQLPITGVYSMGSTSSIGQSCSSDLDIWVCHQSWLDGEERQRLQQKCSLLEKWAAGHGVDVSFFLMDENRFRHNESGSLGGEDCGSTQHILLLDEFYRTAVRMAGKRILWNMVPEEEEAHYDEFVLSLYARGAIAPNEWLDLGGLGALSAEEYFGASLWQLYKSIDSPYKAVLKTLLLEAYSWEYPNTRLLSSEIKSRLHNGEIVSFGLDPYCMMLERVTHYLNAINDPTRLDLVRRCFYLKVCEKLSRERACTQWRRQILTQMVDAWGWSRERLVMLDNRANWKIGQVREAHNELLDAMMQSYRNLIRFARRNNLSVSASPQDIGVLTRKLYAAFEALPGKVTLVNPQISPDLSEPNLTFIYVPAGRANRSGWYLYNQAPSMDAIVSHQPLEYNRYLNKLVAWAYFNGLLAPATRLHIKGHELCDIAKLQELVSDVSSHFPLRVPAPTPKALYSPCEIRHLAIIVNLEHDPTAVFRNQVVHFDFRQLDVFSFGQQQQCLVGSIDLLYRNSWNEVRTLHFSGEQAMLEALKTILGKMHQDAALPESLEVLCYSQHLRGLIRTRVQQLVSECIELRLSSTRQEPGRFKAVKVAGETWGLFFERLSVSAQKLENAVEFYGAISNNKRQGLPIQVETNHIHLPPVVDGVASEGIIQFFFEDQADNKGFNIYILDESNRVEVYHHCEGSKEDLVRDVSRFYSSSHDRFTYGSSFINFNLPQFYQIVQLDGRTQVIPFRSSALSHLCVTPSSEEKSLILNQRLQMQ comes from the coding sequence TTGTACTTCTACATCGAGACCCTGAAGCAAAGACTGGATGCGATCAACCAACTGCGTGTGGATCGTGCTCTGGAAGCAATGAAACCGGCTTTTCAGCAGGTGTACAGTCTTTTGCCAGTATTATTACATCACCACCATCCTCTCATGCCCGGTTATCTGGAAGGCAAGGTGCCGCACGGCATTTGTCTTTTCTCACCGGACGAAAAACAACAACATTATCTTGATAGCGTCGAGCTGCGCTGGGGCGAACTTACCACGCCTGACCGTAAAGGCCAGTTGCCGATAACCGGCGTCTATTCTATGGGCAGTACCTCGTCGATTGGGCAGAGTTGCAGCTCGGATCTTGATATCTGGGTGTGTCATCAATCCTGGCTGGATGGCGAAGAGCGCCAGCGTTTACAGCAGAAATGTTCGTTGCTGGAAAAGTGGGCTGCCGGTCACGGCGTAGATGTCAGCTTTTTCCTGATGGATGAAAACCGTTTTCGTCACAATGAAAGCGGCAGTCTGGGGGGAGAGGATTGCGGCTCTACCCAGCATATTCTGTTGCTGGATGAGTTTTACCGTACTGCCGTGCGCATGGCGGGTAAACGTATTCTATGGAACATGGTGCCTGAGGAAGAAGAAGCGCATTACGATGAGTTCGTCTTGTCGCTCTATGCCCGTGGCGCAATCGCACCCAACGAGTGGCTCGATCTTGGCGGGCTTGGTGCCCTTTCGGCAGAAGAGTATTTCGGTGCCAGCCTGTGGCAGCTCTATAAAAGTATCGACTCGCCTTACAAGGCGGTGTTGAAAACCTTGTTGCTGGAAGCGTATTCATGGGAATACCCGAATACCCGCTTGCTCTCCAGCGAGATTAAATCCCGTTTGCACAATGGCGAGATAGTCTCATTTGGGCTTGACCCCTACTGCATGATGCTAGAGCGCGTCACCCATTATCTCAACGCCATTAATGATCCGACCCGGCTTGATCTGGTGCGGCGCTGTTTTTATCTTAAAGTCTGCGAAAAGCTTTCCCGCGAGCGAGCCTGCACCCAATGGCGTCGGCAAATTTTGACGCAGATGGTTGATGCGTGGGGATGGAGCCGCGAGCGGCTGGTGATGCTGGATAACCGGGCCAACTGGAAAATCGGGCAGGTGCGCGAGGCGCATAACGAGTTGCTGGATGCGATGATGCAAAGCTACCGTAACCTGATTCGTTTTGCGCGCCGTAATAACCTGAGCGTGAGCGCCAGCCCGCAGGATATCGGGGTGTTAACCCGCAAACTGTATGCTGCATTCGAAGCGCTGCCGGGTAAGGTGACGCTGGTGAACCCGCAGATCTCCCCCGATTTGTCCGAGCCGAATCTGACCTTTATTTACGTGCCAGCCGGGCGAGCCAATCGTTCCGGCTGGTACTTGTACAATCAGGCTCCGTCTATGGATGCCATTGTCAGCCATCAACCGCTGGAATATAACCGTTACCTCAACAAACTGGTGGCCTGGGCGTATTTCAACGGTTTGCTGGCCCCGGCAACCCGCTTGCACATCAAGGGTCACGAGTTGTGCGATATCGCAAAACTACAGGAACTGGTGTCAGACGTTTCCAGTCATTTCCCGCTGCGTGTGCCCGCACCGACACCGAAGGCGCTGTATAGCCCGTGTGAAATTCGGCATCTGGCGATTATCGTCAACCTGGAACATGACCCGACGGCGGTGTTCCGCAATCAGGTGGTTCATTTTGATTTCCGCCAGCTCGACGTATTTAGCTTCGGCCAGCAGCAGCAATGCCTGGTGGGGAGCATTGACTTGCTGTATCGCAATTCGTGGAACGAAGTGCGAACACTGCATTTCAGCGGTGAGCAGGCAATGCTGGAAGCACTGAAGACCATTCTTGGCAAGATGCATCAGGATGCAGCGTTGCCTGAATCGCTGGAAGTGCTCTGCTACAGCCAGCATCTGCGCGGTCTTATACGTACCCGGGTACAGCAATTGGTGTCGGAGTGCATTGAACTGCGCTTGTCGAGCACGCGTCAGGAGCCGGGGCGCTTTAAAGCGGTGAAAGTGGCGGGTGAAACCTGGGGTTTATTCTTTGAACGTCTTAGCGTGTCAGCGCAAAAGCTGGAAAACGCGGTGGAGTTCTACGGGGCGATTTCGAATAACAAACGTCAGGGGCTGCCTATTCAGGTAGAAACCAATCACATCCATCTGCCGCCGGTGGTGGATGGGGTTGCCAGCGAAGGGATTATTCAGTTCTTCTTTGAAGATCAGGCAGATAATAAAGGGTTCAATATCTATATTCTGGATGAGTCTAACCGTGTTGAGGTTTATCACCACTGTGAAGGCAGCAAAGAGGATCTGGTGCGTGATGTCAGCCGTTTCTATTCGTCCTCGCACGATCGTTTCACTTACGGCTCCAGCTTTATTAATTTCAACCTGCCGCAGTTTTATCAGATAGTACAGCTTGATGGCCGCACTCAGGTGATTCCGTTTCGCAGCAGCGCGTTATCGCATTTGTGTGTCACGCCTTCATCGGAAGAGAAAAGCCTGATTCTTAACCAACGCCTGCAAATGCAGTAA
- a CDS encoding GntR family transcriptional regulator produces the protein MNLKQTDDSNVALSPFDTLLAAIERGELLPGERLQETRLAKQFGLSRTPIREALHRLEMLGLVQPGPQRGLMIAQLSYERLSQLFAVREGLERLAMELAVASASVEEMALLQDMVRVERDISDGKALHDHNRLFHRQIYRATHNPYLNEMLDNLRIHLSLLRGTTYELPERVEEAKREHQMIVDALVRRDKEAAQAAACQHIRNGYRARLRILNQHDR, from the coding sequence ATGAATTTAAAACAGACCGACGACAGCAATGTTGCCTTATCGCCGTTTGACACATTACTCGCCGCAATTGAGCGGGGAGAACTGCTGCCGGGCGAGCGTTTGCAAGAAACCCGGCTGGCAAAGCAGTTTGGCTTGAGCCGCACGCCTATCCGTGAAGCACTGCACCGCCTGGAGATGCTGGGGCTGGTGCAGCCAGGGCCGCAGCGTGGGCTGATGATTGCCCAACTCAGCTACGAACGGCTAAGCCAGCTCTTTGCCGTGCGCGAGGGGCTGGAGCGGCTGGCGATGGAGCTTGCCGTCGCGTCTGCCTCTGTGGAGGAGATGGCGCTGCTACAAGATATGGTCAGGGTTGAGCGGGATATCAGCGACGGCAAGGCATTGCATGACCATAACCGATTGTTTCACCGCCAGATATATCGGGCGACCCACAATCCCTATTTGAATGAAATGCTGGATAACTTGCGTATCCATCTTTCATTGTTACGCGGCACGACCTATGAGCTGCCTGAACGGGTTGAAGAAGCTAAACGGGAACACCAGATGATTGTTGATGCATTGGTTCGCCGTGATAAAGAGGCTGCGCAGGCAGCAGCGTGCCAGCATATTCGTAATGGCTACCGCGCCCGGCTGAGGATACTGAACCAGCATGATCGGTAG
- a CDS encoding MmgE/PrpD family protein yields MSVSPPFPRGEQLCQFICSSSSLIIPEQVRHEAKRALVDHLGVALGALNDDAVKAVRQVANRWNASGEAQIWLGRKTTPALAALVNGTMAHAADYDDTHPAGAGHPGAPCWSAALALAQAYRADEQQTLTAFIIGFEVMAKLGGGWVTGVGRNLQRRGFHPTSVVGRAGAAAVAAVLLKLSREQTANALGSAATMMGGLQKSSGTHGKPFHAGKAAMDGILAAELAAEGFTGAHHFYETDGWVNTFIQDGSADIPALDFGQTWELPGNGYKLYASCRGTHACIETARKLFPQLGGRKIQRIYARVHPMGMVNAGIMNPATPLESKFSIPHCIALALSGYQLHDADFTRRTVDDPVPRQLLPLLEIEAVEGQSASAAFIDIWLEDGQHLHAQTDVYRGHPQNPLSEHELRAKFDALTIPVLGKKQSGKLYQAAMHFEHVGALATINGILAARD; encoded by the coding sequence ATGAGCGTTTCGCCACCGTTTCCTCGGGGAGAACAACTGTGCCAGTTTATCTGCTCGTCCTCCTCGCTCATTATTCCAGAGCAGGTCAGACACGAGGCCAAAAGGGCGCTGGTCGATCACCTCGGCGTGGCGCTTGGTGCGCTTAATGACGACGCGGTAAAGGCAGTACGGCAGGTCGCCAATCGCTGGAACGCCAGTGGCGAAGCACAAATATGGCTGGGCCGAAAAACCACGCCCGCGCTGGCAGCGCTGGTGAATGGCACCATGGCCCATGCGGCAGATTATGACGATACCCACCCTGCCGGTGCGGGCCACCCCGGCGCACCTTGCTGGTCTGCGGCGCTGGCGCTGGCTCAGGCGTATCGCGCCGACGAACAGCAAACGCTGACCGCCTTTATCATCGGCTTCGAGGTGATGGCGAAACTTGGCGGCGGCTGGGTAACGGGCGTCGGGCGTAACTTACAGCGCCGCGGCTTTCACCCCACATCGGTCGTCGGCCGGGCCGGTGCGGCGGCCGTTGCCGCCGTGCTGCTGAAACTGTCGCGTGAACAAACCGCCAATGCTCTCGGCAGCGCGGCCACCATGATGGGCGGGTTACAGAAATCCTCCGGCACACACGGCAAACCGTTCCATGCCGGAAAGGCAGCGATGGATGGCATTCTCGCCGCCGAACTGGCAGCGGAAGGGTTTACCGGTGCCCACCATTTTTATGAAACCGACGGTTGGGTAAACACCTTTATTCAGGACGGCAGCGCGGACATTCCTGCCCTGGATTTCGGGCAAACGTGGGAGCTGCCCGGTAACGGCTACAAACTTTATGCCAGTTGCCGCGGAACACATGCTTGCATCGAAACCGCCCGAAAACTGTTCCCGCAGTTGGGCGGGCGCAAGATTCAACGTATTTACGCCCGCGTACATCCGATGGGGATGGTCAACGCCGGGATAATGAACCCCGCAACACCGCTGGAGAGCAAATTCAGTATTCCACACTGCATTGCGCTGGCGCTCAGCGGCTATCAATTGCATGACGCCGATTTCACCCGGCGCACGGTGGACGACCCGGTGCCACGCCAGCTACTACCGCTGCTGGAGATCGAAGCAGTTGAAGGGCAGTCGGCCAGCGCAGCATTTATCGACATCTGGCTGGAAGATGGGCAACACCTGCACGCGCAAACCGACGTCTATCGCGGCCACCCGCAGAACCCGCTGTCAGAGCACGAACTGCGCGCCAAGTTTGATGCGCTGACCATTCCTGTTTTGGGTAAAAAACAAAGCGGCAAGCTGTATCAGGCGGCGATGCATTTCGAACACGTCGGCGCGCTCGCCACCATCAACGGGATACTTGCCGCACGAGACTGA
- a CDS encoding sulfite exporter TauE/SafE family protein, translating into MISLIPPEISPLFAGILVLSSFLTSALTAAMGLGGGVTLLAIMGLGMPVSSLLPVHGIVQLGSNLSRTLLQRRHVAWKLVWWFLAGSVIGIAAGSPVVVWIPESAAKIMLALFILWSVFRRPLRPKTTNRTLFVLGGVITSVGTMIVGATGPLVAGLISSQGLTRQPLIATHATCMALQHLLKILAFGLMGFAYASWLPMLAAMAVSGCLGTWLGTRILDSLPEKLFRTTFRLTMTALSAQLLWQAIAH; encoded by the coding sequence ATGATCTCTCTTATTCCACCAGAAATTTCACCGCTATTCGCTGGCATATTGGTGCTATCTAGCTTTCTGACCTCGGCGCTGACCGCCGCGATGGGGCTCGGTGGCGGCGTAACGCTGCTGGCGATTATGGGGCTGGGTATGCCGGTCAGCAGTCTGTTGCCGGTGCACGGCATCGTGCAACTGGGGTCGAACCTGAGCCGCACGCTGCTGCAACGCCGCCATGTGGCCTGGAAACTGGTGTGGTGGTTTCTGGCGGGCAGTGTCATCGGCATTGCGGCCGGCTCACCGGTCGTGGTCTGGATCCCAGAAAGCGCGGCCAAAATCATGCTGGCGCTATTCATCCTGTGGTCGGTGTTTCGCCGGCCGTTACGGCCGAAGACCACCAACCGGACACTCTTTGTACTGGGTGGTGTCATCACCAGCGTCGGCACCATGATTGTTGGTGCGACCGGCCCGCTGGTGGCGGGGTTGATAAGCTCACAGGGGTTGACCAGACAACCGCTGATAGCCACCCATGCCACCTGCATGGCGTTACAGCATCTGCTGAAAATTCTGGCTTTCGGTCTGATGGGGTTTGCCTACGCCAGTTGGTTGCCGATGCTGGCGGCGATGGCAGTCAGCGGCTGTCTGGGTACCTGGCTCGGCACCCGCATTCTCGATAGCCTGCCGGAAAAACTGTTTCGCACCACATTCCGGCTCACCATGACAGCACTCAGCGCACAGTTGCTCTGGCAGGCCATCGCCCATTGA
- the hemD gene encoding uroporphyrinogen-III synthase: MTILVTRPSPAGEQLVARLRMAGLSAYHSPLIEFSPGRELSQLPGWLKALPAGSLVFALSQQVVEFADPELTRTGTAWPKSLTYFAVGRATGLALHTVSGLAVHYPPERATSETLLQLPALQQVAGQQALLLRGNGGRELLGETLQQRGAQVRYCECYQRSPVPYEGAEQCRRWQHLGVDTLVVTSGEMLQQLYTLVPEYYRQTWLSGCRLIVVSERLATQAQALGWRDICIADNADNDALMHALQTHH; encoded by the coding sequence ATGACCATTCTGGTGACTCGTCCCTCTCCAGCCGGTGAGCAACTGGTCGCCCGTCTGCGCATGGCAGGTCTGTCGGCCTACCATAGTCCTTTAATCGAATTCTCGCCGGGCCGGGAATTATCACAACTCCCCGGCTGGCTAAAGGCCCTGCCTGCCGGTTCACTGGTTTTCGCGTTATCCCAGCAGGTGGTGGAGTTCGCCGACCCCGAGCTCACTCGCACCGGAACGGCCTGGCCAAAATCACTCACCTATTTTGCCGTCGGCCGTGCCACCGGGCTGGCATTGCATACGGTCAGTGGTCTGGCGGTGCACTATCCGCCAGAACGCGCAACCAGCGAAACACTGTTACAACTCCCTGCATTACAGCAGGTTGCCGGGCAACAGGCGCTACTGTTAAGGGGCAACGGCGGGCGGGAACTGTTGGGCGAGACGCTGCAACAACGTGGGGCTCAGGTACGTTATTGTGAATGTTACCAACGCAGCCCGGTGCCTTATGAAGGCGCAGAGCAATGTCGGCGCTGGCAGCATTTGGGCGTGGATACACTGGTTGTCACCAGTGGCGAAATGCTGCAACAACTCTATACACTGGTGCCAGAGTATTATCGCCAGACCTGGCTGTCGGGCTGTCGCCTGATAGTGGTGAGCGAACGGCTGGCCACGCAGGCTCAAGCGCTGGGCTGGCGTGATATCTGTATCGCCGATAATGCAGATAACGATGCGTTGATGCACGCATTACAAACACATCACTGA
- the hemY gene encoding protoheme IX biogenesis protein HemY — protein MLKVLLLFVVLIAGIVLGPMLAGHQGYVLIQTDSYNIETSVTGLVIMLVLFLLVFLALEWLLRRVFRTGARTRGWFIGRKRSRARQQTKAALLKLAEGDYLQVEKLLTRNADHAEQPVVNYLLAAEAAQQRGDDFRTRQYLERAAEIADRNPLPVDITRVRIQLARNEDHAARHGADRLLEVAPRHPEVLRLAEQAFLRTHAYSALLDILPIMRKLRLHSEAQLDELQQRATVGLMDQAMAEGGSGGLKQWWKNQPRKVRQALIMQVAMAEHLIMCDDHATAQTTIINGLKQQFDPRLVQLIPRLDAGQPEPLEKLLRQRLKQHSDDALLHSTLGQLLMKHGEWQQASESFSAALALRPDAYDYAWCADAFDKLKRYDDAARMRREGLMLTLQPQQDA, from the coding sequence ATGCTCAAAGTCTTGCTGTTATTTGTGGTGCTAATCGCCGGGATCGTGCTCGGGCCGATGCTGGCAGGCCACCAGGGTTATGTGCTGATTCAAACCGACAGTTACAATATTGAAACCAGCGTCACCGGGTTGGTGATTATGTTGGTTTTGTTTTTACTGGTGTTTTTGGCACTTGAATGGCTACTACGGCGCGTGTTCCGTACCGGTGCGCGAACCCGCGGCTGGTTCATCGGGCGCAAACGTAGCCGGGCACGCCAGCAAACCAAAGCCGCGCTACTCAAGCTGGCTGAAGGCGACTATCTGCAAGTGGAAAAACTGCTCACCCGCAATGCCGATCATGCGGAGCAACCGGTGGTGAACTATCTGCTGGCGGCAGAAGCGGCGCAACAGCGCGGTGACGACTTCCGTACCCGGCAGTATCTGGAACGGGCAGCGGAAATCGCCGATCGTAATCCGTTGCCCGTTGATATTACGCGTGTACGCATTCAGTTAGCCCGTAATGAAGATCATGCGGCGCGCCACGGTGCTGACCGTCTGCTGGAAGTCGCCCCTCGCCATCCCGAGGTGTTACGTCTGGCTGAACAGGCTTTTTTACGCACCCATGCTTACAGTGCGTTGCTCGATATTCTGCCGATAATGCGCAAACTCCGTCTGCACAGCGAAGCCCAACTGGACGAATTGCAGCAACGTGCCACCGTGGGCCTGATGGACCAGGCGATGGCCGAAGGCGGCAGCGGCGGTTTAAAACAATGGTGGAAAAATCAACCACGTAAGGTACGGCAAGCGCTCATCATGCAAGTCGCTATGGCAGAACACCTGATTATGTGCGATGACCATGCAACGGCTCAGACCACCATTATTAATGGACTGAAACAGCAATTCGACCCTCGGCTGGTACAACTGATCCCTCGCCTTGATGCCGGGCAGCCTGAACCGCTGGAAAAGCTGTTACGTCAACGGTTAAAACAGCACAGTGATGATGCACTGCTGCACAGCACGCTGGGCCAGCTACTCATGAAGCACGGTGAATGGCAACAGGCCAGTGAGTCATTCAGCGCGGCGCTGGCACTCAGGCCGGATGCTTATGATTACGCCTGGTGCGCCGATGCGTTTGACAAGCTCAAGCGTTATGACGATGCCGCGCGTATGCGGCGTGAAGGCCTGATGCTGACACTGCAACCGCAGCAGGATGCCTGA
- a CDS encoding MmgE/PrpD family protein produces the protein MTVARRFAHSLLAFSRQTFSPDVLALARTAIIDTLGVTLAGSIQDGAHKLRAVIVPTAASGQSRVLGTSLRLNAQDAALLNGTAAHLLDFDDSNSWLHGHISVAVLPALLALADEQHASGDAILRAYLAGYETAVRMGKAVSPFQYRHGWHPTTSVGVFAGVAACAVLLGLDEEQTATALCITASLASGIKSNFGSQTKSLAVGHANRNAVMAVRLAQQGFSAGLQAFEHSHGYFNVYNQAPGNYDPAPLTEPWLTPSHILDRVKGNNYKYFPCCYAILSPLDALLALRADTGVSTDDIAQIQVEVHPLRFPHINQPQPNTPLAGKFSLHYCIARAWITGGLTLDDFIDDVAFSDPATNALMARVSLSSHDDTATHSARVTLHCHDGRRITHNVAGAMGSSAELPLPENLIAQKFLDCAGHILSPLEAQALYQRLLQDDYR, from the coding sequence ATGACCGTTGCCCGCCGATTCGCGCACAGCCTGCTGGCCTTTTCACGCCAGACCTTCTCGCCAGACGTTCTGGCGCTGGCACGTACTGCCATTATCGATACGCTGGGGGTCACACTGGCGGGCAGTATTCAGGATGGTGCGCACAAGTTACGCGCCGTGATAGTCCCCACGGCGGCGTCCGGCCAGAGCCGCGTACTGGGAACGTCACTGCGGCTCAACGCGCAGGACGCCGCACTGCTCAACGGTACCGCCGCCCATTTGCTTGATTTCGATGATTCCAACTCCTGGTTGCACGGCCATATTTCAGTTGCGGTGTTGCCTGCGTTGCTGGCGCTGGCAGACGAACAACACGCCAGCGGCGACGCTATCCTGCGCGCTTATCTGGCCGGGTATGAAACGGCAGTACGCATGGGAAAAGCCGTCAGCCCATTCCAGTACCGGCACGGCTGGCACCCGACCACCTCCGTCGGCGTATTCGCAGGCGTGGCCGCCTGCGCCGTGCTATTGGGGCTTGATGAGGAACAGACCGCCACGGCACTGTGTATTACCGCCTCGCTGGCCTCGGGCATTAAATCCAACTTCGGCAGCCAGACCAAATCGCTGGCGGTCGGCCATGCCAACCGCAACGCGGTGATGGCAGTTCGCCTGGCGCAACAGGGATTCAGCGCCGGGCTACAGGCTTTCGAGCACTCGCACGGGTATTTCAATGTCTACAATCAGGCACCGGGCAACTACGATCCGGCCCCGCTGACCGAGCCCTGGCTGACACCTTCGCACATTCTCGACCGGGTGAAAGGGAATAATTACAAATACTTCCCTTGCTGCTACGCCATTTTGTCACCGCTGGATGCACTGCTGGCGCTGCGGGCTGATACCGGCGTTTCTACCGATGACATCGCACAGATTCAGGTGGAAGTGCACCCTCTGCGTTTCCCGCACATTAACCAGCCGCAGCCGAATACGCCGCTGGCCGGGAAATTCAGCCTGCATTACTGCATCGCCCGTGCCTGGATAACCGGCGGGCTAACGCTGGACGACTTTATTGATGACGTCGCTTTCAGCGATCCTGCAACTAACGCACTGATGGCGCGGGTATCACTGTCAAGTCACGACGATACGGCCACCCACAGCGCACGGGTCACGCTGCACTGTCATGACGGACGACGCATTACCCACAACGTTGCGGGCGCTATGGGCTCCAGCGCCGAATTACCGCTGCCGGAAAATCTGATTGCACAAAAGTTTCTTGATTGCGCCGGGCACATTCTCTCCCCCCTGGAAGCCCAGGCACTTTATCAGCGGCTGCTGCAAGACGATTACCGGTGA